The following proteins come from a genomic window of Mariniflexile sp. TRM1-10:
- a CDS encoding glycoside hydrolase family 88/105 protein → MKHTTKFIALFTIALGLSATACKNAKENPKETATVEKVVPENLKWSERMMLSEIERFPEATKLDFATRARWTYTPGLVLSACIKVYEQTNNQKYYDYIYGYANDLIDSTGTIATYSLEKQNLDMIKSGDVLLYLYPKTKEERFLKAIHTLNEQMESQPKTSDGGYWHKKVYPHQMWLDGLYMAEPFHTRYAKEYVEDEAKKQKIYNDVVLQFDLIQKHSRDEKSGLLYHGWDESKEQKWANKETGNSQHFWSRGMGWYGMAMVDVLDFLPENHPGRERIITYLNQYAEAITNVQDKSGLWWQVLDQGDREGNYLEATGTSMFTYTFAKGVRKGYLPEKYLDVAKKAYDGLLENLITVEENGIVNLNQCCAVAGLGGNPYRDGSYEYYINETIRSNDPKGTGPFIMASLELNK, encoded by the coding sequence ATGAAACATACAACAAAATTTATAGCGCTATTTACTATTGCTTTAGGTTTATCCGCCACAGCTTGTAAAAATGCAAAAGAAAATCCTAAAGAAACTGCTACTGTTGAAAAAGTGGTTCCAGAAAACCTAAAATGGTCAGAACGTATGATGCTTTCTGAAATTGAACGTTTTCCAGAGGCAACCAAATTAGATTTTGCAACCAGAGCACGTTGGACCTATACCCCAGGATTGGTTTTATCGGCTTGTATTAAAGTTTATGAGCAAACTAACAACCAAAAATATTACGATTATATATACGGTTACGCCAACGATTTAATTGATAGTACAGGTACCATAGCCACCTATTCGCTTGAAAAGCAAAATCTAGACATGATTAAGTCTGGCGACGTCCTATTATATCTTTACCCTAAAACAAAAGAAGAACGTTTTTTAAAGGCCATACATACTCTAAACGAACAAATGGAGTCTCAACCAAAAACGTCTGATGGTGGGTATTGGCATAAAAAAGTATATCCACACCAAATGTGGTTGGATGGCTTATATATGGCAGAACCATTTCACACGCGATATGCCAAAGAGTATGTAGAAGATGAAGCAAAAAAACAAAAAATATACAACGATGTTGTTTTACAATTTGACCTTATACAAAAACACAGTCGCGATGAAAAGTCAGGTTTATTATACCATGGCTGGGATGAAAGTAAAGAACAAAAATGGGCAAATAAAGAAACAGGAAATTCTCAGCACTTTTGGTCTAGAGGCATGGGCTGGTACGGTATGGCCATGGTAGATGTCTTAGATTTTTTACCAGAAAACCATCCAGGAAGAGAGCGCATCATAACCTATTTAAACCAATATGCCGAAGCTATAACCAACGTACAAGACAAATCGGGGTTATGGTGGCAAGTTTTAGATCAAGGCGATAGAGAAGGCAATTATTTGGAGGCGACTGGCACTTCTATGTTTACCTACACGTTTGCTAAAGGTGTTCGTAAAGGATATTTGCCGGAAAAATACTTAGACGTTGCAAAAAAAGCTTATGATGGCCTTTTAGAAAATTTAATTACAGTGGAAGAGAACGGTATTGTAAACCTAAATCAATGTTGTGCAGTAGCAGGATTAGGCGGAAACCCTTACAGAGATGGCTCTTATGAATATTACATTAATGAAACCATCCGTTCTAACGATCCTAAAGGAACAGGGCCATTCATTATGGCTAGTTTAGAATTAAACAAATAA
- a CDS encoding glycoside hydrolase family 43 protein: MKFYSILFSLLSTTLVFAQANKPYVSEVWVADNGDGTYKNPIIYADYSDPDVVRVGDDYYMTASSFNSAPALPILHSKDMVNWKLINHALPLQVPFETFNIPQHGNGVWAPSIRYHNNEIYIYWGDPDFGIYMVKTKDPYGKWDDPILVMEGKGLIDACPLFDDNGEAYLVHAYAGSRAGVKSLLSVNKMNPEGTKVLDPGIHVFDGHENHETVEGSKFYKRNGYYYIFAPAGGVATGWQLILRSKNIYGPYEEKVVLEQGKTKINGPHQGAWVDTPNGESWFYHFQDVDAYGRIVHLQPMTWKNDWPIMGKDLDGNGIGEPVMSHKKPNVGKTYPIETPAETDNFDGFNIGLQWQWNANNNVVWHAKLPGNDYLRLFSIKVPEGSKNLWMVPNLLLQKFPAPNFSATTKISLVPEEAKSGKTAGLIIMGMDYATLSISHDENGFYIQQTEAIKAIDGVEEKIIEKERLKSNAAYFKVEVSAPDAMCQFSYSENGKKFKKIGKPFKAQPGKWVGAKVGVFSVSTQEAKRGGYADVDWFRITK; the protein is encoded by the coding sequence ATGAAATTTTATTCTATTTTATTTTCACTTTTAAGTACCACACTCGTATTTGCACAAGCAAACAAACCTTATGTCTCTGAAGTTTGGGTAGCCGATAATGGTGATGGCACATACAAAAACCCAATAATATATGCCGATTATTCAGATCCCGATGTGGTAAGAGTTGGAGACGACTATTACATGACGGCTTCTAGTTTTAATTCGGCTCCTGCCCTACCCATATTACATTCAAAAGATATGGTAAACTGGAAATTAATTAACCATGCTTTGCCTTTACAAGTCCCTTTTGAAACCTTTAACATTCCCCAACATGGTAATGGTGTTTGGGCACCGAGTATTCGTTACCATAACAATGAAATTTACATTTATTGGGGCGACCCAGACTTTGGTATTTACATGGTGAAAACAAAAGATCCTTACGGTAAATGGGACGACCCTATTTTGGTCATGGAAGGTAAAGGGCTTATTGATGCGTGTCCACTTTTTGACGATAATGGTGAAGCCTACTTAGTACATGCCTATGCAGGAAGTCGTGCCGGAGTTAAAAGTTTGTTATCTGTCAACAAAATGAATCCTGAAGGTACTAAAGTTTTAGATCCAGGCATTCATGTATTTGATGGTCATGAAAATCACGAAACCGTTGAAGGATCTAAATTCTACAAACGCAATGGCTACTATTACATCTTTGCTCCTGCTGGTGGTGTAGCAACAGGGTGGCAATTAATTTTACGCTCTAAAAACATTTATGGTCCTTACGAAGAAAAAGTGGTTTTAGAACAAGGAAAAACAAAAATCAATGGCCCTCATCAAGGGGCTTGGGTAGATACTCCTAATGGCGAATCGTGGTTTTACCATTTTCAAGATGTTGATGCTTATGGTCGTATCGTACATTTACAACCAATGACTTGGAAAAATGATTGGCCAATAATGGGCAAAGATTTAGATGGTAATGGTATTGGCGAACCAGTAATGTCGCATAAAAAACCCAACGTTGGAAAAACATACCCCATAGAAACTCCCGCAGAGACTGATAATTTTGATGGCTTTAATATAGGGCTTCAATGGCAATGGAATGCCAATAACAATGTTGTGTGGCACGCCAAATTACCAGGAAATGACTATTTAAGATTGTTCTCTATAAAAGTTCCAGAAGGTTCAAAAAACCTTTGGATGGTTCCTAACCTATTGCTTCAAAAATTTCCGGCACCTAACTTTTCAGCAACCACAAAAATTTCATTGGTGCCTGAAGAAGCTAAAAGCGGAAAAACAGCAGGCTTAATTATTATGGGAATGGATTATGCTACGTTAAGCATTAGTCATGATGAAAATGGTTTTTATATTCAACAAACCGAAGCCATAAAGGCTATTGACGGAGTCGAAGAAAAAATCATTGAAAAAGAACGGTTAAAATCAAACGCCGCTTATTTTAAAGTTGAAGTTTCTGCTCCAGATGCTATGTGCCAATTTAGCTATTCTGAAAACGGTAAAAAATTCAAGAAAATTGGCAAACCCTTTAAAGCACAGCCAGGTAAATGGGTTGGTGCTAAAGTGGGCGTGTTTAGTGTAAGTACCCAAGAAGCCAAACGCGGCGGCTATGCTGATGTAGATTGGTTTAGAATTACTAAGTAA
- a CDS encoding glycoside hydrolase family 3 protein, with translation MKKWHVFLVLLLVLEISYGQNTFPFQNPELSQEERANDLISRLTLEEKIEQLMSDAPAIDCLGIPKYDWWNEALHGVARSGYATVFPQSITIAASWNTDLLYNVASVISDEARAKYHEYVRRGQHDIYQGLTFWSPNINIFRDPRWGRGHETYGEDPYLTSQLGLQFVNGLQGNDSTYLKTVATAKHFAVHSGPEALRHEFNVSTDMKDFWETYLPAFRTLVKDGHVYSVMTAYNRVNNKAASASDELYDILRNKWGFKGYVVSDCGAIEDIWKTHKLTNNAASASALALKAGCDLNCGSSYEFLSAAIKEGLISENDLNIAVKRLFLARIKLGMFDGNLKTPYSEIPFAVNDNSAHSSLARKAAQESIVLLKNKEQLLPLSKDIKTIAVIGPNADNVESLWGNYSGIPSKPVTILQGIKNKLSPEVEVLYSEGSTLAEGIPTMEVIPSIYLRTNNNIQGLTGQYYNNVNWEGKPLFERIDDNISFQWDIDTPDPRLKMGNYSIKWTGYLLPPKTGIYSFSDWGKPFMEFSIEGIQGGGKHKHHASINPKEVQLEAGKKYKIEVKYKNYYGDATAKMLWGIPTNNQKEKAVEIAKKADVIILALGLNERLEGEEMSIKVDGFERGDRTKLDLPKTQEDLMKAIAATGKPVVLVLVNGGALAINWASDNLSAIVSAGYPGQQGGNAIADVLFGDYNPAGRLPITYYKSIDQLPPFEDYNMKGRTYRYFDQEPLFPFGFGLSYTKFAYTNFKMPSKIEINKPIEVSVTVSNIGDFDGDEVVELYLKDEKATTPRPKHQLIGFKRVNIKKAEQKEVKFTILPRQLSMINNKNELVIEPGWFTVSVGGGQPNLIEENRAISTECISKRIKVIGKTSLIEF, from the coding sequence ATGAAAAAATGGCATGTTTTTTTAGTTTTATTACTGGTATTAGAAATTAGCTACGGACAGAACACATTTCCTTTCCAAAATCCAGAATTATCTCAAGAAGAAAGAGCTAACGACTTAATTTCTCGATTAACTCTTGAAGAAAAAATCGAACAGCTAATGTCGGATGCTCCAGCCATTGATTGCTTAGGTATTCCTAAATATGACTGGTGGAATGAAGCATTACATGGTGTTGCAAGATCTGGTTATGCAACAGTTTTCCCTCAATCCATAACAATTGCCGCCTCTTGGAATACGGATTTGTTATATAATGTAGCATCCGTGATTTCAGATGAAGCAAGAGCGAAATATCACGAATATGTTAGGCGTGGTCAACATGATATTTATCAAGGACTTACTTTCTGGTCACCTAACATTAACATTTTCAGAGACCCAAGATGGGGAAGAGGTCATGAAACTTATGGTGAAGATCCCTATTTAACCAGCCAATTAGGTCTACAATTTGTGAATGGATTACAAGGAAATGATTCAACATACTTAAAAACTGTTGCCACAGCAAAACACTTCGCTGTACATTCGGGACCAGAAGCTTTGCGCCACGAGTTTAATGTATCAACAGATATGAAGGATTTTTGGGAAACCTATTTACCTGCATTTAGGACTTTAGTCAAGGATGGCCATGTATATTCTGTGATGACTGCCTACAATCGTGTAAATAATAAAGCAGCGAGCGCTAGTGACGAATTGTACGATATCTTAAGGAATAAATGGGGTTTTAAAGGATATGTTGTTTCAGATTGTGGAGCTATAGAGGATATTTGGAAAACACATAAATTGACCAACAATGCCGCCTCTGCTTCTGCCCTAGCCTTAAAAGCAGGCTGTGATTTAAATTGTGGGAGTTCATATGAGTTTTTAAGCGCCGCTATAAAAGAAGGTTTAATAAGTGAAAATGACTTGAATATTGCAGTTAAACGACTTTTTTTAGCTCGAATAAAACTAGGCATGTTCGATGGCAATCTAAAAACACCTTATTCAGAAATACCTTTTGCTGTTAATGATAATTCAGCCCACTCCTCTTTGGCCAGAAAAGCTGCCCAAGAAAGCATTGTATTATTAAAAAATAAAGAACAGCTTTTACCGCTTTCAAAAGATATAAAAACAATAGCCGTTATTGGTCCAAATGCAGATAATGTTGAGTCATTATGGGGCAATTACAGTGGAATTCCAAGTAAACCTGTTACTATTCTCCAAGGAATAAAAAACAAATTAAGTCCAGAAGTTGAGGTGCTATATTCAGAAGGCAGTACCTTAGCAGAGGGAATCCCTACTATGGAAGTTATTCCCTCAATTTATCTCCGCACTAATAACAATATTCAAGGACTAACAGGACAGTATTATAATAATGTAAATTGGGAAGGAAAACCTTTATTCGAAAGAATTGACGATAATATTTCTTTCCAATGGGATATTGATACACCTGATCCTCGCTTGAAGATGGGAAATTATTCTATCAAATGGACAGGATATTTATTACCACCAAAAACAGGCATCTATTCTTTCAGTGATTGGGGAAAACCATTCATGGAGTTTTCTATAGAAGGCATACAGGGAGGAGGAAAACATAAACATCATGCTTCTATAAACCCAAAAGAAGTTCAGCTTGAAGCAGGTAAAAAGTATAAAATTGAAGTAAAATATAAGAATTACTATGGTGATGCAACCGCAAAAATGTTGTGGGGCATACCAACAAACAACCAAAAAGAAAAAGCTGTAGAAATAGCAAAAAAGGCAGATGTTATAATCTTAGCCTTAGGTTTGAATGAGCGACTTGAAGGTGAAGAAATGAGTATAAAAGTTGATGGATTCGAAAGAGGAGATCGCACAAAACTAGATTTGCCTAAAACGCAAGAAGATCTTATGAAAGCCATAGCTGCAACAGGCAAACCGGTTGTGTTAGTTTTGGTTAATGGTGGCGCTTTAGCCATTAATTGGGCGTCAGATAACTTGTCAGCAATAGTATCTGCAGGTTATCCTGGGCAGCAAGGTGGAAATGCTATTGCGGATGTATTGTTTGGTGATTATAATCCTGCAGGAAGATTACCCATTACCTATTATAAATCCATTGATCAATTACCTCCTTTTGAAGATTATAATATGAAAGGAAGAACTTATCGCTATTTCGATCAAGAACCATTATTCCCATTTGGATTTGGGTTAAGTTACACCAAATTTGCTTACACTAATTTCAAAATGCCATCTAAAATAGAAATTAATAAACCTATAGAAGTTTCTGTAACAGTCTCTAATATTGGTGATTTTGATGGAGATGAAGTCGTTGAACTATATCTTAAAGATGAAAAAGCTACCACACCTAGACCAAAGCATCAATTAATTGGTTTTAAAAGAGTTAATATTAAAAAGGCCGAACAAAAGGAAGTCAAATTTACTATTTTGCCAAGACAACTTTCCATGATTAATAATAAAAATGAATTGGTAATAGAACCTGGTTGGTTCACGGTTTCCGTGGGAGGTGGGCAACCAAATTTAATAGAGGAAAATCGAGCAATCTCAACCGAATGTATTTCTAAACGTATAAAGGTAATAGGTAAAACTAGCCTTATAGAATTTTAA
- a CDS encoding glycoside hydrolase family 28 protein, which produces MKTKQSQSLLALFIFTITCHISAQKTVQINEQNIYENIEFNMPKVNTTSFPDYQVSITDFGGITGGIVKNTDAFAKAINDVSTKGGGKVIVPRGVWLTGPISFKSNINLHLEDGALIVFSDDFDDYPLVKTSFEGLNTVRCVSPINANNVENIAITGNGIIDGSGDAWRPVKVSKMTDGQWKKLVNSGGVLSKDKKIWFPSEGSKKGYESSTNFNVPDLINEAELQSVKDFLRPVMVSIVNSKRILLDGPTFQNSPAWNIHPLMCEDLIIRNLKVRNPWYSQNGDGLDLESCKNALVYNNTFDVGDDAICFKSGKDKDGRDRGIPTENVIVKNNIVYHAHGGFVIGSEMSGGVKNIHISNCTFIGTDVGLRFKSTRGRGGIVENIYISNIDMIHIPTEAIRFNLYYSGKSPVLEEGEASDNKIQEEKLVEVTEETPSFRNIFMKNIHVADSETAIFFMGLPEMNLKNISIEDSFFETKKGITAIDADGITLKNVKIKASDDFALTVYNSKNIKASNFNFKGSKSAIKVLGSKTSNVQFDKKDISNEKEQIQQGMGLNKNAIKIK; this is translated from the coding sequence ATGAAAACGAAACAATCTCAGTCACTTTTAGCACTTTTCATCTTTACAATCACATGTCATATTAGTGCCCAAAAAACAGTTCAAATTAATGAGCAAAATATTTATGAAAATATTGAGTTCAACATGCCCAAAGTAAACACCACCAGTTTTCCAGACTATCAAGTTAGTATTACAGACTTTGGAGGCATAACGGGTGGAATCGTTAAAAATACCGATGCCTTTGCAAAAGCAATTAATGATGTATCAACTAAAGGTGGCGGTAAAGTTATAGTACCTCGTGGTGTTTGGCTTACGGGTCCTATTTCTTTTAAAAGCAATATAAATCTTCATTTAGAAGATGGCGCTTTAATTGTTTTTAGTGATGATTTTGATGATTACCCCTTGGTAAAAACCAGTTTTGAAGGTTTAAACACCGTAAGATGTGTATCTCCAATAAATGCTAACAACGTTGAAAACATTGCCATAACCGGCAATGGTATTATCGATGGCAGTGGCGATGCATGGCGACCTGTAAAAGTTAGTAAAATGACCGATGGCCAATGGAAAAAACTGGTAAATTCTGGCGGCGTGCTTTCTAAAGACAAAAAAATATGGTTTCCATCAGAAGGCTCTAAAAAAGGTTATGAAAGTAGTACCAATTTCAACGTACCCGATTTAATAAATGAAGCCGAATTACAATCGGTAAAAGATTTTCTACGTCCAGTAATGGTAAGCATCGTAAACAGTAAACGCATCCTTTTAGATGGTCCTACATTTCAAAATTCACCAGCATGGAATATTCATCCATTAATGTGTGAAGATCTTATTATACGAAATCTTAAGGTTAGAAATCCTTGGTATTCTCAAAATGGCGATGGCCTGGATTTGGAATCCTGTAAAAATGCACTGGTTTACAATAACACGTTTGATGTTGGTGATGATGCGATTTGCTTTAAATCTGGTAAAGATAAAGATGGTAGAGACCGTGGCATACCTACTGAGAATGTCATCGTAAAAAACAACATCGTTTATCATGCCCATGGAGGCTTTGTTATTGGAAGTGAAATGTCTGGTGGCGTTAAAAATATACATATTTCGAACTGCACATTTATTGGTACCGATGTGGGTTTGCGTTTTAAAAGCACCAGAGGAAGAGGCGGTATTGTTGAGAACATTTATATTTCTAATATAGACATGATACATATTCCAACGGAAGCTATCCGTTTCAATTTATACTATTCAGGTAAATCACCTGTTTTAGAAGAAGGAGAAGCATCTGATAATAAAATACAAGAAGAGAAACTGGTTGAAGTCACCGAGGAAACCCCTTCGTTTAGAAATATCTTTATGAAAAATATTCATGTAGCAGATTCTGAAACAGCTATATTTTTTATGGGATTACCAGAAATGAACCTAAAAAATATTTCTATTGAAGATTCTTTTTTTGAAACTAAAAAAGGCATTACAGCTATTGATGCCGATGGTATTACCCTAAAAAATGTTAAAATAAAAGCTTCAGATGATTTTGCCCTAACCGTATATAATAGCAAAAACATTAAAGCCAGTAATTTTAACTTCAAAGGAAGTAAATCTGCTATCAAAGTTTTAGGTTCGAAAACCAGCAATGTTCAGTTTGATAAAAAAGATATTTCAAATGAAAAGGAACAAATCCAACAAGGCATGGGATTAAACAAAAACGCTATAAAAATTAAATAA
- a CDS encoding alpha/beta hydrolase, protein MTKKALIVFSFFFSLTLSAQDIIPLWPKGKMPNSKGMNLEHIEERERITQVSEPKMLGFFPPKEEQNGSSVLIMPSGGYAKLTYNLGGIQLAKWFNTQGITAFVLIYRLPNSPDLLVSENGPIQDAQRALKLIRHHADTWHLDINKVGLFGASAGGHLASTIATHKTDVSKINDAVDHQIFTPNFMILVSPVISLGEYTHKGSLKNLLGDHATSETIHEYSNEFHVTENTPPTILFHAQNDPAVNVMNSLLFYKEMIKHDVKGSLHIFPKGEHNIGIYNASSLTDEWKNLCSKWLKEIEITK, encoded by the coding sequence ATGACAAAAAAAGCACTGATAGTGTTTAGCTTCTTTTTTTCCCTGACACTTTCTGCACAAGATATTATCCCTTTGTGGCCAAAAGGAAAAATGCCTAACTCTAAAGGCATGAACCTAGAGCATATTGAAGAACGCGAACGCATCACTCAGGTTTCAGAACCTAAAATGCTAGGTTTCTTTCCTCCTAAAGAAGAACAAAACGGCAGTAGCGTTTTAATAATGCCTTCGGGTGGCTATGCAAAACTAACTTACAATTTAGGCGGTATTCAATTAGCAAAATGGTTTAATACGCAAGGCATTACAGCATTTGTTCTTATTTACCGTTTGCCTAATTCACCAGACTTGTTAGTTAGTGAAAACGGTCCTATACAAGATGCCCAACGTGCCTTAAAACTAATACGCCATCATGCCGATACATGGCACCTAGATATAAATAAAGTAGGTCTTTTTGGAGCTTCGGCGGGTGGACATTTAGCTTCTACTATAGCAACCCATAAAACGGATGTTTCAAAAATCAATGATGCCGTTGACCACCAAATATTTACCCCAAATTTCATGATTTTAGTATCTCCTGTAATTAGTTTAGGCGAATACACACATAAAGGCAGTCTTAAGAATCTTTTAGGGGATCATGCCACTTCAGAAACTATTCATGAATACTCAAATGAATTTCATGTTACTGAAAATACGCCACCAACAATTTTATTTCATGCACAAAATGACCCTGCTGTAAATGTTATGAACAGCCTTTTGTTTTATAAGGAAATGATAAAGCATGATGTTAAAGGGTCACTTCATATTTTCCCAAAAGGGGAACATAACATTGGGATCTATAATGCATCTTCTTTAACTGACGAATGGAAAAATTTATGCTCAAAATGGTTAAAAGAAATAGAAATAACAAAATGA